Within the Rosa rugosa chromosome 2, drRosRugo1.1, whole genome shotgun sequence genome, the region attgacattaataggtcttcgttagatagcgtgatgagaaaaagagatggtaatctcgccttatggcgcaaggtttctcacaacgccctggaatcgactacgagtacgagaagacatattctctcgtaatggatgtcattgcactccactaccttgtcagtttggtagtttccaaataactgaacatgcagcttactaatgtggtcactacgtatctctatggggatctagatacggaatataatgaaggttcttgtagactttatttacccaagtcaagtggctctagaccacggagcgcatttgcaacgaggttgaaatgctcactaaaatgactacttgattgggaagggatatgatgaactatgcccacgcatttccatgacaagttccggatctgcaattgtcgcggtttatgttgataaacataattggaacccttgagagttaagggaaaccgctgaacacctgaaatccgagtttgagaggaaggaccttgggagaacacggttttgtctagattcagAACTTGTATACCATGCCAATAGAcatttttgataaagtcaaagatgcaccatggtcgtccgtagtcttggccctaaaagggatccgtttcgtcccagggatgatgacgaagacgtgttaatagcagaagtgcttacttatgtacaataggcgcattattgtacttagctaaataCAAGACCAGACACctcaattattatgaacttgttggctagacaTAGCcgcgcgccaacgcaacgctattagattggtataaagacaatctttcgatatttgagaggtacgattgatatgggcttgctctatccctacagagaaaagagatgacggaagtgtgggatcggaccccacaaggcaaaatgccaccttccgtgctcctcctcccctccatcaaaatgacaacaagcacttctaaatactgaagtgaaccaaatccgataagaggataatgtagcggacttatttactaagtcgttaccaaatctcacattcgagaaacatgtgaagagcatcggattgagaaagttatccgaactcccatgattgtagcaatcagggggagatattgacatcagggggaggcatgatgtctacatgttcgatctcgaagagtgaagaaCGTGTTGTACtatttttgtccttcgaccagggttatttttgtcccacagggtttttgttacctgacaatgtttttaacgaggcaacaatcaaagcgtcatcaccaagtttgagcggcacaagggggagtgttgaaggatatcgacataatgtgtgcctctacaaactagggtttaagattgtaataggaaagtattataggtattcaattgtattcggattctcttaccttttgtataccttgtaactccctatataagggctcctattatcaataataaacacacaattctattctcctacaacacattggtcttttttttttccttaaggGCAAAATAGGATTTAAAATTGTCAACGTACTAATTTGAGATGTATAAATAGAAGCTCcatttctgaaattgtaatCCTGAAACAATTTATCAAAATGAGTAGACTAATTTGGTGCCAAGATTAATGAGTTTCTGTCCCTTTAAGGAACCGTAGCCTCTAAATGAGTAGAATTGCTGGCCCCAGAGCACAATGTTGTGGTGAATGCTAGAGCAAAGCCTCTCAAGTTGATAGATCACCCTCGTAAGAAGCATCACTCTCCAAAAATTAATTTTCATTGAACCAATCCCGAAAAGATTTTATGTCTATCATTTTCTTGAATTGGCTATTGAAACATGACCAGACCAAAACCAATGGACCCAACACCCTTGTGGCTTGTGTGTCGTTTGCTCCTAACATCCATCACTTTTTTTCTGCctcttcacttttttttttcctaagctCTCTTTCATTTCGTGGTGACGCGTATATCAAATTTTGCATGGCGGAGGAAAATccaggaggagagagagagagagagagagagagagagtacaaaGCAGAAGGAGACTGATCAGACAAAAAGCTTGATTATTAGGAATCTATAAAATTGAGTAGCAGGAACAAAACCCCATAGCTTGGGAAACGATGACAGAGACGTGTGTAAGCTGCTACAAGAAGAAACACCAAGCAGGAAGAAGAACGGTGATGATAACAATAAATGTCCAAACTTCGGAAGCGTTTCAACAATAAAAACCACTTGTCTACATGGAGCCTGAGAGAAACACCGGTACATTCTCATCCTCAGCTACAAGCAACGTGAGGGCCAACAACAACACCATGATCACCGTCAAAAGAGATAAAGCAATTATTGCTCACTACAATGCAGACGCTGGACTTTTAAATGAGTTTGAACAGTCCACTGTGTCTGGTAAGTCCTTTAACTATACAAGATCAATGCTTCATCCACTTCAGTCTGTCCCTGAGGAGCACATAACTGCTTATTTCTCAAAAATCCAAAGAGGTGCTCTTGTTCAGTCTTTTGGGTGCATGCTTGCAATTGATGAACCTACGTTTAGGATTATCTGTTATAGTGAGAACTGCTCTGAGTTTTTGGGTTTGGATGGTACTTTTGagtcaaaagaagaaaagggtCTGATTGGAATTGATGCTAAAACTCTGTTTACACCCTCATCTGGGGCTTCACTGGCCAAAGCGGCCGCTTCGAGGGAGCTATCATTGCTGAACCCAATTTGGGTGTATTCTAGGACCACCCAAAAGCCATTTTATGCTATATTGCATAGGATTGATGTTGGGATTGTGATTGATTTAGAGCCTGCCAAGTCTGGTGATCCTGCATTGTCCCTTGCAGGGGCTGTGCAGTCCCAGAAGCTTGCGGTTCGGGCAATCTCGAGGCTTCAGTCTCTCCCTGGAGGAGATATTGGGACTCTGTGTGATACTGTTGCGGAGGATGTTCAGAAGCTGACTGGATATGACAGAGTCATGGTGTACAAGTTTCATGAAGATGATCATGGGGAAGTTGTGTCTGAGATCAGAAGGTCGGATTTGGAGTCCTATTTGGGGTTGCATTATCCTGCCACGGATATCCCTCAGGCGGCTCGGTTCTTGTTCAAGCAGAATCGGGTGCGGATGATTTGTGATTGCAATGCAAATCCTGTAAAACTCATTCAAAGTGAAGAGCTGGAGCAGCCTCTGTGTTTGGTGAATTCAACTCTCCGGTCACCACATGATTGCCACAGAACATACATGTTAAACATGGGCTCAGTTGCATCACTGGTCATGGCGGTTACTATCAACAGTCCTGATTCTACCAAGCTTTGGGGGTTGGTGGTGTGCCATCACACTTCACCCCGCAATGTTCCTTTCCCTCTTCGCTATGCTTGTGAGTTTCTTATGCAGGCATTTGTGTTGCAGCTTAACATGGAGCTTCAGTTGGCATCACAATTGGCCGAAAAGAAGATTCTCAAAACACAGACTTTACTTTGTGACATGCTCCTCCGGGATGCCCCGTCTGGTATTGTAACCCAATCTCCTAGTATAATGGATCTGGTGAAGTCTGATGGGGCTGCATTGTACTATAGTGGGACATGTTGGTTGACGGGTGTCACACCAACTGAGTCACAGGTTAAAGATATAGCCGAGTGGCTGCTCAAGAATCATGGGGGTTCTACAGGACTGAGTACTGACAGTTTGGCTGAAGCTGGTTACCCTGCTGCAGCTCTACTGGGCAATGCGGTTTGTGGTATGGCTACTGCAAGAATCAGTTCAAaggattttctgttttggttcAGGTCTCACACCGCCGAGGAAGTCAAGTGGGGAGGAGCTAAGCATCATCCAGAGGATAAGGATGATGGTGGAAGAATGCACCCAAGATCATCATTTAAGGCTTTTCTTGAAGTAGCGAAAAGTAGAAGCTTGCCTTGGGAGGACTCCGAGATTAATGCCATCCACTCTTTACAGCTCATAATGAGAGACTCATTCCAGGATATGGAGGAAACTGGTCCTAAGCCAATAACTAATGCTCGTCCTGGTGATGCTGAGATGCAGGTGGAGGGGATGGATGAGATCAGTTCTGTGGCATGTGAAATGGTTAAATTGATTGAGACGGCTCAAGTTCCGATTTTCGGGGTTGATTCAGAGGGTCTCATCAATGGATGGAATGCAAAGATGGCTGAAATGACAGGATTACAAGATGGTGAAGCAATGGGGAAGTCCCTTGTTAATGATATTGTTCATGAGGACTCGCGTGGAGCTGTTCAAAGTATCTTATCCAGAGCGTTACAAGGTAAGTCTATTCTTATTTATCAAGTACATGTCTTATAAGAGTTTTCATATATGCAACCTACATGTCATTCTATTGcttctccttttattttatttcttcgATCTTTCTTTCTATAATCAAATTATCCAGCAAACGAAGTTTATATATATGATGATTATGGCTGATGGGTTTTCGTTCTTTAATTGTATTGTATTAAAGGGTTGTCTTAGAATTTATTCCTAAAGATACATAGGATTACTTGGGGTTTGGACTTTCTTTTCTATGGATGGATATCCTTTTCGTTTTCACAATTTCCTATTCTTTCACTTGTATGCCCATTTATTGATTTTTATACAATCCAGGTGATGAGGACAAGAATATTGAGTTGAAACTACTAAATTTTGGACTTCCTCAGCAAAACTCAGCGGTATATATTGTGGCCAACAGTTGCACAAGTAGGGATCATGCAAAGAATGTTGTTGGCGTATGCTTCGTGGGTCAAGACATTACTTGTGAAAAACTTGTTACGGATAAATTTATCCAGTTGCAAGGGGACTATAAGGCTATCATACAGAGTCTTAGCCCATTGATTCCACCAATATTTGCATCTGATGAGAATGCCTGCTGCTCTGAATGGAATGCAGCAATGGAAAAGCTGACTGGTTTGACAAGAGATGATGCTATTGGTAAAATGCTCCCTGGAGAAATCTTTGGAGAGTTCTGTCAATTGAAAGGTCAAGATTCGCTAACCAAATTTAGGATTGTACTATATCAAGGAATCATTGGGAAAGACATTGAAAAGTTTCCATTTGGGTTTTTTGATAGAGAAGGGAAGTATGTTGAGGTGATCTTAACAGCAAGCAAGAGGACTGATGCCAATGGGAATATAATTGGttgcttctgcttcttgcaAACATTTCTACCAGACCTGCAGCCAGCCGTGGAAGGACTCGGACAAGAGGATAAATTCTCTTCAAAACTTAAGGAATTAACTTACATGCGACAAGAGATGAAAAATCCTTTAAGTGGTATCCGGTTTACACGTAGACTCCTTGCAAATACAAATGTTTCAGAATATCAGAAGCAATTTCTTGACACTAGTGATGCATGTGAAAGACAAATCATGGCAATCCTTGAGAATCTGGATACGAGGAGCATAGAGGAAGGGTGAGTCTTCTTCTTAACTGGTCCATGATATGATTAAACTCTTCTAACTCCCTTGATGTCATTACTTTTGggatattttcttttaaaaatagCAGTGTCCTCATCTTTTCATCATAATGTCGGTTCGTTTTTTCTGAAATAATTACACGGTAAATTAGCACGTAACAAATAAATGACATTATCCTTTTAGTGTACTTGCGAATTTGTGCGAGAATTATAAGCCTCATGTGTTATCCTGGTTATAGCAGCAATGTGAAGCTGAACATGGAAGAATTTCTCTTGAGAACTCTTATAGATGCCATTGTGAGTCAATCAATGATCTCATTGAGGGAAAGAAATCTACAGTTATTTCATGAGATTCCAGAAGAACTCAAAACACTATCTTTGCTTGGCGACCAAATCAGGCTTCAGTTGGTCTTGTCAGATTTCTTGCTTAATGTGGTGCATCATACACCTTCTCCACATGGCTGGGTTGAAATCAGAATTTCACCAGGTCTAAAGCGAATACAGGATGGCAACACCTATATCCGTTTACAGTTCAGGTACCTCAACCATAGCTAGTCATATCTTGACTATGCACAGCTACTAAATTTAACCTCAAGTGTATTGTTTTGTAAGTACTTTTTTGAACATATGCCGTTCTCTATTACTTTTGGTCGTTCTTACGATATCTTATGTTTCCCCCCTTATGTTCTTGTGCATGTAGAATGACTCACCCTGGTCAAGGAATTCCCACTGCACTTATTCAAGATGTGTTCGCCGGTGAAAATCAGTGGAATACACAAGAAGGACTTGGGCTAAACCTGTCCAGAAAACTTCTCGGTAGAATGAATGGTCAGGTCCAGTATGTAAGAGAGCATGGTAAGTGTTACTTCCTCATTGATATTGAACTTAGAACAAGGAAAGAAAGGCAGAGGGTGTTACTGTCACAATCTCAGAGGAGCACATAACTTCAATTTTCATCGGAATAAGACTATTGATGTTTATGGCACAAGCAAGGTTGTATGAATCGAGGTATTGTACCTGTATCTGTAGTTCTGTACCAACTTTAATCTATGTATAATAATAATGTGTACCTAGTTCATACGTATTAAAGGCATCATGTGATTATTAGAGCTGTAGAGAGCAACACACTCAATTTGTGTAAATGCAATCTAGAACTGATGATAAAAATTCCCTTGATCGAAGTAAATAGGATGTATATCTATCATCTACCATATGCACT harbors:
- the LOC133729336 gene encoding phytochrome E isoform X1; this encodes MEPERNTGTFSSSATSNVRANNNTMITVKRDKAIIAHYNADAGLLNEFEQSTVSGKSFNYTRSMLHPLQSVPEEHITAYFSKIQRGALVQSFGCMLAIDEPTFRIICYSENCSEFLGLDGTFESKEEKGLIGIDAKTLFTPSSGASLAKAAASRELSLLNPIWVYSRTTQKPFYAILHRIDVGIVIDLEPAKSGDPALSLAGAVQSQKLAVRAISRLQSLPGGDIGTLCDTVAEDVQKLTGYDRVMVYKFHEDDHGEVVSEIRRSDLESYLGLHYPATDIPQAARFLFKQNRVRMICDCNANPVKLIQSEELEQPLCLVNSTLRSPHDCHRTYMLNMGSVASLVMAVTINSPDSTKLWGLVVCHHTSPRNVPFPLRYACEFLMQAFVLQLNMELQLASQLAEKKILKTQTLLCDMLLRDAPSGIVTQSPSIMDLVKSDGAALYYSGTCWLTGVTPTESQVKDIAEWLLKNHGGSTGLSTDSLAEAGYPAAALLGNAVCGMATARISSKDFLFWFRSHTAEEVKWGGAKHHPEDKDDGGRMHPRSSFKAFLEVAKSRSLPWEDSEINAIHSLQLIMRDSFQDMEETGPKPITNARPGDAEMQVEGMDEISSVACEMVKLIETAQVPIFGVDSEGLINGWNAKMAEMTGLQDGEAMGKSLVNDIVHEDSRGAVQSILSRALQGDEDKNIELKLLNFGLPQQNSAVYIVANSCTSRDHAKNVVGVCFVGQDITCEKLVTDKFIQLQGDYKAIIQSLSPLIPPIFASDENACCSEWNAAMEKLTGLTRDDAIGKMLPGEIFGEFCQLKGQDSLTKFRIVLYQGIIGKDIEKFPFGFFDREGKYVEVILTASKRTDANGNIIGCFCFLQTFLPDLQPAVEGLGQEDKFSSKLKELTYMRQEMKNPLSGIRFTRRLLANTNVSEYQKQFLDTSDACERQIMAILENLDTRSIEEGSNVKLNMEEFLLRTLIDAIVSQSMISLRERNLQLFHEIPEELKTLSLLGDQIRLQLVLSDFLLNVVHHTPSPHGWVEIRISPGLKRIQDGNTYIRLQFRMTHPGQGIPTALIQDVFAGENQWNTQEGLGLNLSRKLLGRMNGQVQYVREHGKCYFLIDIELRTRKERQRVLLSQSQRST
- the LOC133729336 gene encoding phytochrome E isoform X2, producing the protein MEPERNTGTFSSSATSNVRANNNTMITVKRDKAIIAHYNADAGLLNEFEQSTVSGKSFNYTRSMLHPLQSVPEEHITAYFSKIQRGALVQSFGCMLAIDEPTFRIICYSENCSEFLGLDGTFESKEEKGLIGIDAKTLFTPSSGASLAKAAASRELSLLNPIWVYSRTTQKPFYAILHRIDVGIVIDLEPAKSGDPALSLAGAVQSQKLAVRAISRLQSLPGGDIGTLCDTVAEDVQKLTGYDRVMVYKFHEDDHGEVVSEIRRSDLESYLGLHYPATDIPQAARFLFKQNRVRMICDCNANPVKLIQSEELEQPLCLVNSTLRSPHDCHRTYMLNMGSVASLVMAVTINSPDSTKLWGLVVCHHTSPRNVPFPLRYACEFLMQAFVLQLNMELQLASQLAEKKILKTQTLLCDMLLRDAPSGIVTQSPSIMDLVKSDGAALYYSGTCWLTGVTPTESQVKDIAEWLLKNHGGSTGLSTDSLAEAGYPAAALLGNAVCGMATARISSKDFLFWFRSHTAEEVKWGGAKHHPEDKDDGGRMHPRSSFKAFLEVAKSRSLPWEDSEINAIHSLQLIMRDSFQDMEETGPKPITNARPGDAEMQVEGMDEISSVACEMVKLIETAQVPIFGVDSEGLINGWNAKMAEMTGLQDGEAMGKSLVNDIVHEDSRGAVQSILSRALQGDEDKNIELKLLNFGLPQQNSAVYIVANSCTSRDHAKNVVGVCFVGQDITCEKLVTDKFIQLQGDYKAIIQSLSPLIPPIFASDENACCSEWNAAMEKLTGLTRDDAIGKMLPGEIFGEFCQLKGQDSLTKFRIVLYQGIIGKDIEKFPFGFFDREGKYVEVILTASKRTDANGNIIGCFCFLQTFLPDLQPAVEGLGQEDKFSSKLKELTYMRQEMKNPLSGIRFTRRLLANTNVSEYQKQFLDTSDACERQIMAILENLDTRSIEEGNVKLNMEEFLLRTLIDAIVSQSMISLRERNLQLFHEIPEELKTLSLLGDQIRLQLVLSDFLLNVVHHTPSPHGWVEIRISPGLKRIQDGNTYIRLQFRMTHPGQGIPTALIQDVFAGENQWNTQEGLGLNLSRKLLGRMNGQVQYVREHGKCYFLIDIELRTRKERQRVLLSQSQRST